TCTTTGCCTTTATTCTTCCCATAATGCAATGCAGAACGTGgcaaactaggtcaaggtcaaggtcgattTAAAGTCGCGACCAGAAAGGAAGTTAGGAACTGAGCATCCAGTGTCATTCGCATGCTCCTCCCTTCACACAAGTTACTGAATATAAGCTCGGTCGTTGGGCATGGGGAACCTCTGCAGCTGCCGGACGATGTTAAGATCAATATGTCAGATATGGTGAATCGGTGGCGGCCGGTCTGCTAGTAACTATAAATGTCAACTCCTTTAACTATTGTTAAAGGTACAGTACATCTGTGAAAATTGTGTGCCGTGTTTCTGCTGTTGGTGTTTGCTTGGTTTATATGATGAATGAAACTACTTCATCTTTATGGGCCCATCTTCATACTGTTGTCTCATGCATTTCCTGAAAAGTTGGGTAAATGACTCacattttctaaaaatagaGTCATTACCTGCAAAGCCACAGCCAAAACGAAGCGCTCTCGTCATCATCCGGGCATTCACTATCCTCCCGAaatatccaatatggcggcaCAGGGAGAGGGTGGAGGGAAGGACGAGATAAAAACACAGTTTATAACCCGAGAGGGGACATATAAACTGATGACTCTGTCCGAATATTCAAGGCCAAATAGGGTAGCATACAATGGCCAGGCAAACACGCCGGTCAAAGTCTCGTTTATTTACCTAAACGACCCCAGTTCGGGGCAGTCTGGAGATCGAATATGCTTCAATGTAGGAAGGGAGCTTTACTTCTACGCATACAAGGGGGTGAGGAAGGTTAGTTTTGCCTTTCGCAGTGTCATCATCGCCTCTACACTTTAGCTCACTACAGTCTTATGTTATGGGTACCTGCTTTTGTGAATATAGTGCTTGTTTCCGAATGCATGACAACCTTTTTCTAGATAGCCTAGATGTTTTCATTTTTGTAAAAAGACTTGTCGACGTCTTCCGGACTTCCGCGTACCGTGTCGATGTCTTCCGCATACCGTATCACGGCATGACCACAAATGCCACAAATTCACAAAAGCCACATCACAGCATTCTGTTAGTAGGCTTAGCAAATCATTGTATTGGTATGGTACTGGTAGTCAACCCTCTTGCGTTTGTTTCGAACTGAAGGACGAGATTACGGATTAGTACCAGTTAGAATCTTAGTCTGTCGCAAACAAAATGACATATATATATAGCCAAGGGCCAAGGGTGTTCAGCCAAGGCCTTACCTACATGTTTCTAAGCCAATTCAAAAAAATAGGTTGAATTGCAATAGAACATATTATTAAGCAGTGAGGTGAAAATCGCTTTGGTCTAGTCATAAAGATTCCCAAGACCATTAATTTTGAATCCAACTTACACGGGTCCTAAATCTGATGTACTTGATGTCAGTCTGCTTCATTCCCGTACATTGTAGGCTTGCATTATAAGTCAATAGCCCTCCCTCTCCCATTACCACCTCCACCATCTTACTTAATTTCATCACTTGAGCTGAACTATTAAGTATTTTATTGTTAAGCCAAGCCCACCATGACATCAGTTTGTGTCCCAAGAAGACTGAGCTGGGATGTATTTTCTATTGGTGATGGTCATGCTCCCTGTAAATATAAAGTATAAATAGATTTAACATGCATGTGACATTTCTTAATGACCTTCCATTACTCCTCAATCAGGTATTCAGTTAACACTAAGATTATCATGACATTTGCGATCGAAACATATTATCCATGCAGAAAGTACAAATTGTTTACGATAGCTCATGTAGCCATTGGCagaatatcaataaaatcaCTTTTTACATACCGGTAATCATGGGACTAACTTGATGTCTGAtgtaattttatatttttgatggtgttttgGGCCATATTTGACCATGCTTCTGGAGGGtcaaaaaccaaacaaaaagAATTCCTGTAAAATTGATTATTTCATAATGAATTTAACGGTGACAGTGCTGGTTAAAATGGAGTGCTCTGTTCAAATGCTTTAaattggaactacatgtacctggaATTCAGATATCTATTCtatattggaaattttcaaattaggtcacaaatttcaaatttttgatgaacggtgtaggcctttgaTGGCCTGTATGTAATTCTAGTGTTTTAAAACATGTATTGAAAATGCAAACAATTCAAAATAATTTATGGATGGTAAACGTTATATTGATTGTGTACTTTCAGGCTGCTGATCTCACAAAGCCCATCGATAAAAGAGTGTACAAGGGAACGTTCCCGACCTGCCATGACTTCAACCGGCTGACAGCATCCGTCGACAGCGTGATGCTGCTTGTCGGCTTCACAGCAGGCCAAGTTCAGCTGATAGACCCGATCAAAAAGGAGCTTAGTAAATTATATAATGAAGAGGTAAGTTTGATATGAAATGTTGTGATTTTCATTTTGGCTGATCAGTTTTGAAGTTTGAAACAACGCTACGTTTAGGCATTTGCTTGTAACATAAATTTCTACCCGGTATGTGTCGTCATGGTTATTGTGGGACTAAATGACCTGAGTTGATTCCTTGCATGTTTAGATTAGTGGATTGATATCAATGGATGTGGAGGAGGGGGGCCTGGGTAAAATCATATCCCTTTCACTATAGGGTCCATGGTCTGATATGAAAGAATTCACTTGATTTTGACCAAATAGAGGTTCCAGAATACATATGTTGTTCTTCAGCCTGGTTTCTAGCAGTCTGTAGTGGCTAGCAGTTGGTATTTCTCGTTATTCCTCCACAttgttcctcctcctcctcaatcATCAATAATGTCATCAATCAGAACAATGCAATTACAATTCAGTGACTTGTTCAGGGTCACATTAGACAACAATTCAAAGTCTCTGTCATCTCAAAGTCTTTCAAAAGAGGATATGAACAACTGATGCTagagagtacatgtatgctcTGTGGCAAATCATTGACTGAGTCCAGCCTACCATACACCTGGTAACCATAGGAACTAACTAGCTTAGGGAATTTGTATTCTCATTGGTTTTCTCTGACATATAATAAAACTAACATCTTTACCATGACATCAATTCTACATTAGGCTTTATTTGTTGTGCTTGTGTGCAAGTTTAGCAATTCCACAAAGGGGTTGTGGCTGTGGGATGGTTCAGAGGTCAATTCCTTAAAGGGGCTAATCTATGAGACTGTCACATGCTAATGGTTCATCTTGTATGTGCAAATTTCTGAGACGAAATTCAGCTGTTATTTGATTATCCTCGATTTCTGATCAGATTAAATTGCTAACCAACAATAAATCACCATGCCAAATAATTACATTAAATTAATTTCTGATTTGAGCCAGGGCATCATCAGGGAATGGATTGTGAAATTAACCCTCAGACTTATCTTTTGGGAACCAAAAAAGTTAATTTATGAATAATTTATGTATGTAAACATTTTCCAATGTATTGTACTTGTACACTTTAAAACTAAAAGAGTATAAAGAGTATGTACAGTTTTGAATAATTTGACCCTAAGCAAATGTGCATGAAAATAGACTGATTCTAAATGTAGGTAATAGATTTTATTAAATCGATTGGTGTCAGATGATGTACTTTTGTTTGAGCATAGCTGTGTAACAATTTTAACATGTTGTACAATGTAGTTTTAAAGACTGGCATTTTCCAGATACAAAACACTGAGTGGAGGACACTTGACATATCTGTGTGCTGTACTTGACCTCAGCGATAAGTCTCTTAATGTCACCCTTGGACCCCTGTACTGTCATGCAGCCTTCTTACCTAAAACCAAGAGAGAGGACAACATCATGCCCTTGGCTGAGTCTCCCAGCAAAGCAACCTAAATTCTTTGAAATGATTTTGTTGTGAACTAGCCATCTTTCCTCCCTGTTCCCATTCTGTTACGCAGTTCTCTTTATATTTTTCAGAGATTAATAGACAAGACAAAGGTGACGTGTATCAAATGGATACCCGGATCTCCGAATCAGTTTTTAGTGTCACATTCTAGTGGACAGATGTATGTATATAATGAAGAACTGCCATGCGGTGCAACGCCGCCCCATTACCAGTCATTCAAGTCGGGCGAGGGATTTTCTGTACATACATGCAAAACAAAAAGTACGAGGAATCCGCTGTATCGATGGGTAGTAGGCGAAGGTGCAATCAATGAATTTGCCTTCTCACCGTGTTCGAAATACCTGGCTGTCGTGAGCCAGGATGGCTATCTTAGAATTTATAATTATAATACTATGGAAGTGATGGGGGTTATGAAAAGTTATTTCGGTGGTTTACTGTGTGTCTGTTGGTCTCCTGATGGGAAATATATAGTGACTGGGGGTGAGGATGACTTGGTGACTGTGTGGTCTCTAGCAGAAAAACGGGTGATATGTCGAGGTCAGGGTCATAAATCTTGGGTGAATGCAGTGACTTTTGATCCTTTCACAACTAGTGTCAACGACTGTGATGGCAATGACTTTAGCGGCAGCGACGAGGAGTTTAACAATCCGTCTCGGAATTCGCGGGACTCGATACGGGACTCTGTCAAGTCAGGCAACAGTTCAGGAAAGCCTGCAAATTCAAATCGGAACTCATTAGATGCTAAGTCACTGACCGCAACAACATGTTTGTATTCGTATCGTTTTGGTTCAATAGGACAGGACACTGTCATGTGCTTGTGGGACTTGACGGAAGACATTTTGCGTCAACCGTTTGGATCTGCTAGATCACGGACAAGTGTGATATTGCCGTCCAATGCAATGAGTCTGCCGGCTAGGTGTAATAGTTTACCACATTCTCACTTGAATTCAATACCAAAAGAGCCATCGTTACCGGACGGTAATGCGCACCATAACACATCGAATGCAACCAGTCTGACTCAAAAGTTTGCCACTCTTGCAATCGGTGATCGCAAAGACCGCGAGGAGAAAAAAGAACACAAAAGAAACTTTAGCTTGGCGAGTAAAAGTAGTGACAAAACACCGCTGCTGAAAGCAAATCATGTCAAACCAGTAGACGAGTCCATGAAGATACTGGGGACGCATGCTTGCCCACGGTTAGATGAAGTGCCATTATTAGAGCCTTTGGTTTGTAAAAAGATTGCTCATGAACGACTGACTGCTCTTGTGTTTCGGGAGGAATGCCTGGTGACGGCGTGTCAGGAGGGATTTGTATGCACTTGGGCAAGACCAGGAAAAGTGGTAAGTTATTTGTGGTTTTGGTTGTAAGTCATGTTGTATGTACAGTGATGTAACACGCATAATAAGGGTTATCTAAGTAAGAGTTTATCCTTGAATTGGGTTGCAGTTTTGCTTCAGATATGGCTCCAGTGGTGTGTGATATGTTGATCTTCCCAGGTGGATAAACTTTATTCAGATTCAGTTGAGTTGGgagtcaatctttcatttcGCAGACGTGCAGTGAAATACTTCCTAAGAATCTTAGCATTAGCCAGGTCAGATCCTTCGCTGAAGACAAACTTACTACGCAACAGGTGCACTAAACTAATCGgtctttttcttgttttttcacAGGGATTAACGCAACAACATTCTTCAGTCACGCCTCAGTCCTCCACTGGTGGAACAGTTGTATAGCAATGTATGTCTGATGGAATATAGTCTATTATAATATATTGGTAAGTGTCATTCAAATCTCTTCTCTTTGTCCTCTAGTGACCTCTGGACCTTTTGGACTGCAAAGTTTTTACTTTTTCTGCAATTCTCTTGAGGAGAAGTGACTTATGTCTTTAGACTTAAGAACTAATCCTGTTTTGATTTGCATTAAAATGTGTCATATCTGATGGGTCAGCCTAGGCCTCCTAATTTAGCCCTATTAAATAGCCAATGTGTTTTCTTCATTCCCTTAACTCTTATCCATTTCATGTTCCTCTTCTTCCATTTCAGATTGCGGATTGTAAACATTGTTGAATTCCTAGTTGTAGACGTTGAACTTATGTGAATCTTCATGTCACCTCGCCCTCAAGGAGAAGTGGGAAACACACAAATCACTGATCAAACAACTtgctatacagggtgtatcagaatGAATGCAATGAAAGTCCTTTTAATCTGGTACCAGTTCTGAGTTCAGGTGTATGTAAAAAGATGATAAAGCTTATCATGGACTGTATTATCAAAATGGCAATGTTCTTTGCCGAAATGTCCTTTGATCATACCAGCAATTTCCATCAATAACAAACACATAGAAAGGAAAAATATTGTTGCGGAAACATTATTTGTAACTCTGAAACTGGTACTAAtcaaaaggaaaagaaaaaatgaGAAACCACTGTGAGCCTTATCATCGATATTGAAGTCTAGAGTTTGTGTATGGCATGTCAAGTTGGCTCTCATTTGAAAAGTGTTGATATTTTGTAATACAACAACAGATGTGAGAGGTCTAATGAAGTATAGCATGTCCTTTTAGCAACCTCTTGATAGTTTTGTGCCACTAACCCCTTTCAAAGATTGTTGGTTGGTAAGACTACCAAAACTAGTCATTTGttctggtacaccctgtagagccACAATCATGTACAATT
Above is a window of Lineus longissimus chromosome 3, tnLinLong1.2, whole genome shotgun sequence DNA encoding:
- the LOC135485517 gene encoding WD repeat-containing protein 20-like isoform X1 → MAAQGEGGGKDEIKTQFITREGTYKLMTLSEYSRPNRVAYNGQANTPVKVSFIYLNDPSSGQSGDRICFNVGRELYFYAYKGVRKAADLTKPIDKRVYKGTFPTCHDFNRLTASVDSVMLLVGFTAGQVQLIDPIKKELSKLYNEERLIDKTKVTCIKWIPGSPNQFLVSHSSGQMYVYNEELPCGATPPHYQSFKSGEGFSVHTCKTKSTRNPLYRWVVGEGAINEFAFSPCSKYLAVVSQDGYLRIYNYNTMEVMGVMKSYFGGLLCVCWSPDGKYIVTGGEDDLVTVWSLAEKRVICRGQGHKSWVNAVTFDPFTTSVNDCDGNDFSGSDEEFNNPSRNSRDSIRDSVKSGNSSGKPANSNRNSLDAKSLTATTCLYSYRFGSIGQDTVMCLWDLTEDILRQPFGSARSRTSVILPSNAMSLPARCNSLPHSHLNSIPKEPSLPDGNAHHNTSNATSLTQKFATLAIGDRKDREEKKEHKRNFSLASKSSDKTPLLKANHVKPVDESMKILGTHACPRLDEVPLLEPLVCKKIAHERLTALVFREECLVTACQEGFVCTWARPGKVGLTQQHSSVTPQSSTGGTVV
- the LOC135485517 gene encoding WD repeat-containing protein 20-like isoform X2, whose translation is MAAQGEGGGKDEIKTQFITREGTYKLMTLSEYSRPNRVAYNGQANTPVKVSFIYLNDPSSGQSGDRICFNVGRELYFYAYKGAADLTKPIDKRVYKGTFPTCHDFNRLTASVDSVMLLVGFTAGQVQLIDPIKKELSKLYNEERLIDKTKVTCIKWIPGSPNQFLVSHSSGQMYVYNEELPCGATPPHYQSFKSGEGFSVHTCKTKSTRNPLYRWVVGEGAINEFAFSPCSKYLAVVSQDGYLRIYNYNTMEVMGVMKSYFGGLLCVCWSPDGKYIVTGGEDDLVTVWSLAEKRVICRGQGHKSWVNAVTFDPFTTSVNDCDGNDFSGSDEEFNNPSRNSRDSIRDSVKSGNSSGKPANSNRNSLDAKSLTATTCLYSYRFGSIGQDTVMCLWDLTEDILRQPFGSARSRTSVILPSNAMSLPARCNSLPHSHLNSIPKEPSLPDGNAHHNTSNATSLTQKFATLAIGDRKDREEKKEHKRNFSLASKSSDKTPLLKANHVKPVDESMKILGTHACPRLDEVPLLEPLVCKKIAHERLTALVFREECLVTACQEGFVCTWARPGKVGLTQQHSSVTPQSSTGGTVV